One stretch of Micromonospora echinospora DNA includes these proteins:
- a CDS encoding cation acetate symporter, with product MSNGYVVPAIVAVTLVTVGIGFYGLRLARTTSDFLVASRAVSPTWNAAAIGGEYLSAASFLGVAGLILKYGVDVLWYPVGFAAGYLALLLFVAAPLRRSGAFTLPDFCEVRLGSRRLRTLATVFVIFIGWLYLVPQLQGAGLTLATLTGSPYPLGALLVAVVVTANVALGGMRAITFVQAFQYWLKLTALAVPAIFLALQWQADARPAVTPPDGPTFRTATTVVVEHRATLTLPDGAIREVRPGDRLEFAAGDPVPEVSGAATGPTEWLLPDTAGENDQGLFATYSLILATFLGTMGLPHVLVRFYTNPDGAAARRTTLVVLALVGVFYLLPTVYGVLGRIYTPQLLVSGQTDAVVVLLPGAALGDGTTGRLLAALVAAGAFAAFLSTSSGLLTSVAGVISTDVLGRGSVRGFRIATVIAGGVPAVLALNVSGLDVSQVVGLAFAVAASSFCPLLVLGIWWRGLTDLGAAAGVLVGGGAAVGAVLLTVLGPPLTGWPATLTTQPAAWTVPLAFTVMVVVSMASRRRLPRDVRATMLRLHTPESLRL from the coding sequence ATGTCCAACGGGTACGTGGTCCCGGCGATCGTCGCCGTCACCCTGGTCACCGTCGGCATCGGCTTCTACGGGCTGCGGCTGGCCCGGACCACCTCGGACTTCCTGGTCGCGTCCCGGGCGGTCAGCCCGACCTGGAACGCCGCCGCGATCGGCGGCGAGTACCTGTCGGCCGCGAGCTTCCTGGGCGTCGCCGGGCTGATCCTCAAGTACGGCGTGGACGTGCTCTGGTACCCGGTCGGTTTCGCCGCCGGATATCTCGCGCTGCTGCTGTTCGTGGCCGCGCCGCTGCGCCGCTCCGGCGCGTTCACGCTGCCCGACTTCTGCGAGGTGCGGCTCGGCTCGCGGCGGCTGCGGACGCTCGCCACCGTCTTCGTGATCTTCATCGGCTGGCTCTACCTGGTGCCGCAGTTGCAGGGCGCCGGGCTGACCCTGGCCACGCTGACCGGCTCGCCGTACCCGCTCGGCGCGCTGCTGGTCGCCGTGGTGGTCACCGCGAACGTGGCGCTGGGCGGCATGCGGGCGATCACCTTCGTGCAGGCGTTCCAGTACTGGCTGAAGCTCACCGCGCTCGCCGTACCCGCGATCTTCCTGGCGTTGCAGTGGCAGGCCGACGCCCGCCCGGCGGTGACCCCGCCCGACGGGCCGACGTTCCGGACCGCGACCACGGTCGTGGTCGAGCACCGCGCGACGCTCACCCTGCCCGACGGCGCCATCCGGGAGGTACGCCCCGGCGACCGCCTGGAGTTCGCCGCCGGTGACCCGGTGCCGGAGGTGTCCGGCGCGGCGACCGGCCCCACCGAGTGGCTGCTGCCGGACACCGCGGGCGAGAACGACCAGGGGCTGTTCGCCACGTACTCGCTGATCCTGGCCACGTTCCTCGGCACGATGGGCCTGCCGCACGTGCTGGTCCGCTTCTACACCAACCCCGACGGGGCCGCCGCCCGCCGCACCACGCTGGTGGTGCTGGCGCTCGTCGGCGTCTTCTATCTGCTGCCCACCGTGTACGGCGTGCTGGGCCGCATCTACACGCCACAACTGCTGGTCAGCGGCCAGACCGACGCGGTGGTGGTGCTGCTGCCCGGGGCGGCGCTCGGCGACGGCACCACCGGCCGGCTGCTCGCCGCGCTTGTCGCCGCAGGCGCGTTCGCGGCGTTCCTGTCCACCTCGTCCGGCCTGCTCACCAGCGTGGCCGGGGTGATCTCCACAGACGTGCTGGGCCGCGGCTCGGTACGCGGCTTCCGGATCGCCACGGTGATCGCCGGCGGAGTGCCCGCGGTGCTCGCCCTGAACGTCTCCGGGCTGGACGTCTCACAGGTGGTGGGACTGGCGTTCGCGGTGGCCGCGTCGAGCTTCTGCCCGCTGCTGGTGCTCGGCATCTGGTGGCGCGGCCTGACCGACCTGGGCGCCGCCGCCGGGGTGCTGGTCGGCGGCGGCGCGGCGGTCGGCGCGGTCCTGCTCACCGTGCTGGGCCCGCCGCTGACCGGCTGGCCGGCGACGCTGACCACGCAGCCGGCCGCGTGGACGGTGCCGCTGGCGTTCACCGTGATGGTGGTGGTCTCCATGGCCAGCCGGCGGCGGCTCCCGCGTGACGTCCGCGCCACCATGCTCCGCCTGCACACCCCGGAGTCGCTGCGCCTGTGA
- a CDS encoding SigE family RNA polymerase sigma factor: MDPDSGFEEFYRNSRQRVVTVLYALGGDRSEAQDAAQEAYARAWQRWSQVGTYDDPEAWVRTVGHRLLVNRWRKVRNSVVAYRRHGPPPPVKPPSENTVALVTALRQLSADQRQAIVLYHLADLSVAEIAAQIGVPSGTVKARLARGRKALAALLDVNFPEEVRNA, from the coding sequence ATGGATCCGGACAGTGGGTTCGAGGAGTTCTACCGGAACAGCAGACAACGCGTGGTGACGGTGCTGTACGCGCTCGGCGGTGACCGGAGCGAGGCCCAGGACGCCGCCCAGGAGGCGTACGCGCGGGCCTGGCAGCGCTGGTCCCAGGTCGGCACGTACGACGACCCGGAGGCGTGGGTGCGCACCGTCGGGCACCGTCTGCTGGTCAACCGGTGGCGGAAGGTCCGTAACAGCGTCGTCGCCTACCGGCGGCACGGGCCGCCACCCCCCGTCAAACCACCCTCCGAGAACACGGTCGCACTGGTCACCGCGTTGCGGCAGTTGTCGGCTGACCAGCGGCAGGCGATCGTCCTCTACCACCTGGCCGACCTGTCGGTCGCGGAGATCGCGGCGCAGATCGGCGTGCCGAGCGGCACCGTCAAGGCCCGTCTCGCCCGGGGCCGTAAGGCCCTCGCAGCCCTGCTCGACGTGAACTTCCCGGAGGAGGTCCGCAATGCCTGA
- a CDS encoding ABC transporter ATP-binding protein gives MTDQHPALSLRGLAKRFDTKVAVAGVDLVVPTGSFYGLLGPNGAGKTTTLSMAVGLLRPDAGEARVLGYDVWADPVRAKSLLGVMPDGVRLFDRLSGAELLAYHGLLRGMDPAVVDQRAAELLDVLALSDAGRTLVVDYSAGMKKKIGLACALLHGPRLLVLDEPFEAVDPVSAALIRDILHRYVGGGGTVIFSSHVMEVVERLCSHVAILAGGRITRVGTLAEVRGDRSLEDVFVEVVGGRTATGEELSWLSR, from the coding sequence ATGACCGACCAGCACCCGGCGCTCTCCCTTCGTGGCCTGGCCAAGCGCTTCGACACCAAGGTCGCGGTGGCGGGCGTCGACCTCGTCGTGCCGACCGGCTCGTTCTACGGCCTGCTCGGACCGAACGGGGCCGGCAAGACCACCACGCTCTCCATGGCCGTCGGCCTGTTGCGGCCCGACGCCGGTGAGGCGCGGGTGCTCGGGTACGACGTCTGGGCCGACCCGGTACGCGCCAAGAGCCTGCTCGGCGTGATGCCGGACGGTGTACGCCTCTTCGACCGGCTGAGCGGGGCGGAGCTGCTGGCGTACCACGGTCTGCTGCGGGGCATGGACCCGGCGGTGGTCGACCAGCGGGCGGCGGAGCTGCTCGACGTGCTGGCGCTCTCCGACGCCGGACGCACGCTCGTCGTCGACTACTCGGCCGGCATGAAGAAGAAGATCGGCCTGGCCTGCGCGCTGCTGCACGGCCCGCGCCTGCTGGTGCTGGACGAGCCGTTCGAGGCGGTCGACCCGGTCTCGGCCGCGCTGATCCGGGACATCCTGCACCGGTACGTCGGCGGCGGCGGCACGGTGATCTTCTCCAGCCACGTGATGGAGGTGGTCGAGCGGCTCTGCTCGCACGTGGCGATCCTGGCCGGGGGCCGGATCACGCGGGTCGGCACGCTCGCCGAGGTGCGCGGCGACCGGTCGCTGGAGGACGTGTTCGTGGAGGTCGTGGGCGGCCGGACCGCCACCGGCGAGGAGCTGTCGTGGCTGTCCCGGTGA
- a CDS encoding ABC transporter permease, protein MAVPVTVPERPARRVSSRHFVRLKLRVLGNNFRGQKWRIALFVLGLLLGLWFAAVGFFLLATPGLADEPRYALMVAAFGGGLLTLGWLLLPLVFFGVDETLDPARFALLPLSRRTLVTGLLAAALVSVPALATTLTAAGLVVTAGLLGGWSAALVGALGVVAGLLVCLAGARALTSAFATMLRSRRVRDLAAVLLAVLAALLGPLQLLVFAAVRQTDWDRLDGVARVVGWTPFGAPWTAGVDVAEGRAGTAVAKLLIAVATLGVLLLWWSRSLESAMVGTASSGPARTPRGATGGAVTQLFPRAMGWARRDRFGALVARECRYWWRDARRRANLITVAVVGVFVPLMVNLGGPAFLSDGGAAVERATADSSPALVSVTMIFVGALASLTLANQFGFDGSSYAANLVAGVPGRVELRARMAAFSIYVVPMLVVIAVALALVLGRPAWLGVMGGALFAAYGCGLAINGFVSVLGAYSLPESTNPFAMNSGAGFTKGLLTLVSMVASAMTAVPFVGAAALLGDVWLWLALPVGLAYGVGAALLGAYLAGDTLDRRQPELLATVTPRR, encoded by the coding sequence GTGGCTGTCCCGGTGACCGTCCCCGAGCGGCCGGCCCGGCGCGTTTCGTCCCGGCACTTCGTCCGGCTCAAGCTGCGGGTGCTCGGCAACAACTTCCGGGGCCAGAAGTGGCGGATCGCGCTGTTCGTGCTGGGCCTGCTGCTCGGGCTCTGGTTCGCCGCCGTCGGGTTCTTCCTGCTCGCCACGCCGGGCCTGGCCGACGAGCCCCGGTACGCCCTCATGGTGGCCGCTTTCGGCGGTGGCCTGCTCACGCTCGGCTGGCTGCTCCTGCCGCTCGTCTTCTTCGGCGTGGACGAGACGCTCGACCCGGCCCGGTTCGCGCTGCTGCCGCTGTCCCGCCGCACCCTGGTCACCGGCCTGCTCGCCGCCGCCCTGGTCAGCGTGCCCGCGCTGGCGACGACGCTCACCGCGGCCGGTCTGGTGGTCACCGCCGGTCTGCTGGGCGGCTGGTCCGCCGCCCTGGTCGGCGCGCTCGGCGTGGTCGCCGGGCTGCTGGTCTGCCTGGCCGGGGCCCGCGCGCTGACCAGCGCGTTCGCCACGATGCTGCGGTCCCGCCGGGTACGCGACCTGGCGGCCGTGCTGCTCGCCGTACTGGCCGCTCTGCTCGGGCCGTTGCAGCTGCTCGTGTTCGCCGCGGTACGGCAGACCGACTGGGACCGGCTGGACGGCGTGGCCCGGGTGGTCGGCTGGACGCCGTTCGGCGCGCCGTGGACGGCCGGCGTGGACGTGGCCGAGGGCCGGGCCGGCACGGCGGTGGCGAAGCTGCTGATCGCGGTAGCGACGCTCGGCGTACTCCTGCTCTGGTGGTCGCGGTCGCTGGAGTCGGCGATGGTGGGCACCGCGAGCAGCGGCCCGGCGCGGACGCCGCGCGGCGCGACCGGCGGCGCGGTGACGCAGTTGTTCCCCCGCGCGATGGGCTGGGCGCGGCGGGACCGGTTCGGGGCGCTCGTCGCCCGCGAGTGCCGCTACTGGTGGCGGGACGCCCGCCGCCGGGCCAACCTGATCACCGTGGCCGTGGTCGGTGTGTTCGTGCCGCTGATGGTCAACCTCGGCGGTCCCGCGTTCCTGTCCGACGGCGGCGCCGCGGTCGAGCGGGCCACCGCCGACTCGTCGCCGGCGCTGGTGAGCGTCACCATGATCTTCGTCGGGGCGCTCGCGTCGTTGACGCTCGCCAACCAGTTCGGCTTCGACGGCAGCTCGTACGCCGCGAACCTGGTCGCCGGGGTGCCCGGGCGGGTGGAGCTGCGGGCCCGGATGGCCGCGTTCTCGATCTACGTGGTGCCGATGCTCGTCGTGATCGCGGTCGCGCTGGCGCTCGTGCTGGGGCGTCCCGCATGGCTCGGCGTGATGGGTGGCGCGTTGTTCGCCGCGTACGGCTGCGGGCTGGCGATCAACGGGTTCGTGTCGGTGCTCGGCGCGTACTCGCTGCCCGAGTCGACCAACCCGTTCGCCATGAACAGCGGCGCGGGGTTCACCAAGGGCCTGCTCACGCTGGTGTCCATGGTCGCCTCCGCGATGACGGCGGTGCCGTTCGTGGGGGCCGCCGCGCTGCTCGGCGACGTGTGGCTGTGGCTGGCGCTGCCGGTCGGCCTGGCGTACGGGGTGGGCGCGGCGCTGCTCGGCGCGTACCTTGCCGGGGACACATTGGACCGCCGGCAGCCGGAGCTGCTGGCCACCGTCACCCCGAGGCGCTGA
- a CDS encoding type II toxin-antitoxin system RatA family toxin, whose translation MPVVEAVTTVPIPPELAFAVSQTVAPVRYRWDPFVREQHFVDGATGPGRGVRTYTRSRHGLVMVSEYVSWSPPTNVGMKMVRGPWFFERFGGGWRFAPGPEPGTTIATWRYNFRCRPAFLRPVAERIGVWLLGRDIRRRIAGYAAGCADPEVLAAARQSLAGD comes from the coding sequence ATGCCGGTCGTAGAGGCGGTCACCACGGTCCCGATCCCCCCGGAGCTGGCGTTCGCGGTCTCCCAGACCGTCGCGCCGGTCCGCTACCGGTGGGACCCGTTCGTCCGCGAGCAGCACTTCGTCGACGGCGCGACGGGGCCCGGCCGGGGCGTGCGCACGTACACCCGCTCCCGGCACGGCCTGGTCATGGTCAGCGAGTACGTCTCGTGGTCACCGCCGACGAACGTCGGCATGAAGATGGTGCGCGGGCCGTGGTTCTTCGAGCGGTTCGGCGGCGGCTGGCGCTTCGCGCCCGGCCCCGAGCCCGGCACCACGATCGCGACCTGGCGGTACAACTTCCGCTGCCGGCCGGCGTTCCTGCGCCCGGTGGCCGAGCGGATCGGGGTGTGGCTGCTCGGGCGCGACATCCGCCGCCGGATCGCCGGGTACGCGGCCGGCTGCGCCGACCCGGAGGTGCTGGCCGCCGCCCGCCAGTCGCTCGCCGGCGACTGA
- a CDS encoding flavin reductase family protein, producing MRFMPGRVGRSVGPRPATDGTMFHVNPEPGAQIHSTDPFAAPAGQRSPVRRLRGRLAAPVTLWTAPGPAGLTVSSTLVAEGEPARLLGLIDPESDLWAAVEEAGRFAVAPLGPRHRQLADRFAGLFPSPGGLFALDAWTETPYGPVPADAGGWAGCRLDTAREYGWGLLVEATIESVDLPADTLPLLHYRGRYRELTD from the coding sequence ATGAGATTCATGCCCGGCAGGGTAGGGCGTTCCGTCGGACCTCGCCCGGCAACGGACGGCACAATGTTTCACGTGAATCCAGAGCCGGGCGCCCAGATCCATTCCACCGATCCGTTCGCGGCGCCGGCCGGGCAACGCTCGCCGGTACGACGGCTGCGCGGCCGGCTGGCCGCTCCGGTGACGCTCTGGACCGCGCCCGGGCCGGCCGGGCTGACCGTGTCGTCCACGCTCGTGGCCGAGGGGGAGCCGGCCCGGCTGCTCGGGCTGATTGATCCGGAGTCGGACCTGTGGGCCGCGGTCGAGGAGGCCGGGCGGTTCGCGGTCGCCCCGCTGGGCCCGCGCCACCGGCAGCTCGCCGACCGCTTCGCCGGCCTGTTCCCGTCGCCCGGCGGTCTGTTCGCCCTCGACGCCTGGACCGAGACGCCGTACGGGCCGGTGCCGGCGGACGCCGGCGGGTGGGCGGGGTGCCGGCTCGACACCGCCCGCGAGTACGGCTGGGGCCTGCTGGTCGAGGCCACCATCGAGTCGGTGGACCTCCCCGCGGACACCCTCCCCTTGCTGCACTACCGCGGCCGCTACCGCGAGCTGACCGACTGA
- a CDS encoding DUF485 domain-containing protein produces the protein MSTDTPASAPAESTAERYLAVQRSDEFAGLRRALRGFIFPMTVAFFLWYALYVILSAYARGFMGTKLIGNINVALVFGLLQFVSTFVIAWLYSRFANRRIDPVADRIRDEMGEVTHEHGPRG, from the coding sequence ATGTCCACGGACACACCCGCGTCCGCACCCGCCGAGTCGACGGCGGAACGGTACCTTGCCGTCCAGCGGTCCGACGAGTTCGCCGGGTTGCGGCGCGCGCTGCGCGGCTTCATCTTCCCGATGACCGTCGCGTTCTTCCTGTGGTACGCGCTCTACGTCATCCTCTCCGCGTACGCGCGGGGATTCATGGGCACGAAGCTGATCGGCAACATCAACGTCGCCCTGGTCTTCGGCCTGCTCCAGTTCGTCTCCACGTTTGTCATCGCCTGGCTCTACTCCCGGTTCGCCAACCGCCGGATCGACCCGGTCGCCGACCGGATCCGCGACGAGATGGGGGAGGTGACCCATGAACACGGTCCTCGCGGCTGA
- a CDS encoding solute symporter family protein, whose product MNTVLAAEAGSTTARNLTITLFLVFVAITLAITVWASRQTKTATDFYAGGRSFSGFQNGMAIGGDYMSAASFLGIAGIIALYGYDGFLYSIGFLVAWLVALLLVAELLRNSGRYTMADVLAFRMRQRPVRTAAAVSTITVSIFYLLAQMVGAGALVALLLGIKPGTTFLGMDADTAKVATIIMVGALMIIYVTVGGMKGTTYVQIVKAFLLMGGALVMTLLVLAKYKFNLSSLLGDAADASGKGAAFLEPGLRYGVETPGDALKTFYSKMDLLSLGIALVLGTAGLPHILIRFYTVPTARAARKSVLWAIGIIGSFYLLTLALGFGAAAIVGGQAITEQDKAGNTAAPQLAEALGVDFLGGNLGGATLLAIIAAVAFATILAVVAGLTLASSSSLAHDFYANVMKKGEASERQEVNVARISALGIGAVSIVLSIFAQNLNVAFLVALAFAVAASGNLPAILYSLFWKRFNTSGAVWAIYGGLLSAVLLVFFSPVVSGVPTAMFPDHDWHWFPLSNPGIISIPFGFLCGWLGTILSKESDEEKYAELEVRSLTGAGAH is encoded by the coding sequence ATGAACACGGTCCTCGCGGCTGAGGCGGGCAGCACCACCGCCCGGAACCTCACCATCACGCTGTTCCTGGTCTTCGTCGCGATCACGCTGGCGATCACCGTCTGGGCCAGCCGGCAGACCAAGACCGCCACCGACTTCTACGCCGGCGGCCGGTCCTTCTCCGGTTTCCAGAACGGCATGGCGATCGGCGGCGACTACATGTCGGCGGCGTCCTTCCTGGGCATCGCCGGCATCATCGCGCTCTACGGCTACGACGGCTTCCTCTACTCGATCGGCTTCCTGGTCGCCTGGCTCGTGGCGCTGCTGCTCGTGGCCGAACTGCTGCGCAACTCCGGCCGGTACACGATGGCTGACGTACTGGCGTTCCGGATGCGGCAGCGGCCGGTCCGGACCGCGGCGGCGGTCTCCACCATCACCGTTTCGATCTTCTACCTGCTGGCCCAGATGGTCGGCGCCGGCGCGCTCGTCGCGCTGCTGCTCGGCATCAAGCCGGGCACCACCTTCCTCGGCATGGACGCCGACACCGCCAAGGTCGCCACGATCATCATGGTCGGCGCCCTGATGATCATCTACGTGACGGTCGGCGGCATGAAGGGCACCACGTACGTGCAGATCGTCAAGGCGTTCCTGCTCATGGGCGGCGCGCTGGTGATGACGCTGCTGGTGCTCGCCAAGTACAAGTTCAACCTGTCGTCGCTGCTCGGCGACGCGGCCGACGCCTCGGGCAAGGGAGCGGCGTTCCTCGAACCCGGGCTGCGCTACGGCGTGGAGACGCCCGGCGACGCGCTGAAGACGTTCTACAGCAAGATGGACCTGCTCTCGCTGGGCATCGCGCTGGTCCTCGGCACGGCCGGCCTGCCGCACATCCTGATCCGCTTCTACACCGTGCCGACCGCGCGGGCGGCACGTAAGAGCGTGCTCTGGGCGATCGGCATCATCGGCTCGTTCTACCTGCTCACCCTGGCCCTCGGCTTCGGCGCGGCGGCGATCGTCGGCGGGCAGGCGATCACCGAGCAGGACAAGGCCGGCAACACGGCCGCGCCACAGCTGGCCGAGGCGCTGGGCGTGGACTTCCTCGGCGGGAACCTGGGCGGCGCGACACTGCTGGCGATCATCGCGGCGGTCGCGTTCGCCACGATCCTCGCCGTGGTCGCCGGGTTGACGCTGGCGTCGTCGTCCAGCCTGGCGCACGACTTCTACGCCAACGTGATGAAGAAGGGTGAGGCGTCGGAGCGGCAGGAGGTGAACGTCGCCCGGATCTCCGCGCTGGGGATCGGCGCGGTCTCGATCGTCCTGTCGATCTTCGCGCAGAACCTGAACGTGGCGTTCCTGGTAGCGCTGGCGTTCGCGGTCGCCGCCTCGGGCAACCTGCCGGCGATCCTCTACAGCCTGTTCTGGAAGCGGTTCAACACCTCCGGCGCGGTCTGGGCGATCTACGGCGGCCTGCTCTCCGCCGTGCTGCTGGTCTTCTTCTCGCCGGTCGTGTCCGGCGTGCCGACGGCGATGTTCCCCGACCACGACTGGCACTGGTTCCCGCTGTCGAACCCGGGCATCATCTCGATCCCGTTCGGCTTCCTGTGCGGCTGGCTCGGCACGATCCTGTCCAAGGAGAGCGACGAGGAGAAGTACGCGGAGCTGGAGGTGCGCTCGCTCACCGGAGCCGGCGCGCACTGA
- a CDS encoding NAD-dependent epimerase/dehydratase family protein, which yields MKVAPRFGSGHRILVTGGAGFVPSHLVDRLVERGCTVVVLDNFVTGSKENVAHLLDKPTFTLVEADISDGLPHHPAMTERFDAILHMASPASPTDFEKLPVEILRVGSVATLALLERATDDGARFLMASTSEAYGDPKEHPQRETYWGNVNPIGIRSVYDEAKRFSEAATMAYHRSRGTDTAIVRIFNTYGPRMRPDDGRAIPTFISQALRGEPITVHGTGNQTRSICYVDDLVRGILLLLDSTQTGPINCGTEHEMSMRQLAETIVSLTGSTSEVSYITRASDDPEMRRPDLTLARELLGYEPSVTPEDGLGRTIEYFRGRLGY from the coding sequence ATGAAGGTCGCTCCCCGCTTCGGTAGCGGACACCGCATCCTCGTCACCGGCGGCGCCGGTTTCGTCCCGTCCCACCTGGTCGACCGGCTCGTCGAGCGCGGCTGCACGGTCGTGGTGCTGGACAACTTCGTCACCGGGTCCAAGGAGAACGTGGCCCACCTGCTGGACAAGCCGACCTTCACGCTCGTCGAGGCGGACATCTCCGACGGCCTGCCGCACCACCCGGCGATGACGGAGCGGTTCGACGCGATCCTGCACATGGCGTCCCCGGCCAGCCCCACCGACTTCGAGAAGCTGCCGGTGGAGATCCTCCGGGTGGGCTCGGTCGCCACGCTGGCGCTGCTGGAGCGGGCCACCGACGACGGCGCGCGGTTCCTGATGGCCTCCACCTCCGAGGCGTACGGCGACCCGAAGGAGCACCCGCAGCGGGAGACGTACTGGGGCAACGTCAACCCGATCGGCATCCGGAGCGTCTACGACGAGGCGAAGCGCTTCTCCGAGGCGGCCACCATGGCCTACCACCGCAGCCGGGGCACCGACACCGCGATCGTGCGGATCTTCAACACGTACGGCCCGCGGATGCGCCCGGACGACGGCCGGGCGATCCCGACCTTCATCTCCCAGGCGCTGCGCGGCGAGCCGATCACCGTGCACGGCACCGGCAACCAGACCCGCTCGATCTGTTACGTCGACGATCTGGTGCGCGGAATCCTGCTGCTGCTCGACTCGACGCAGACCGGGCCGATCAACTGCGGCACCGAGCACGAGATGTCGATGCGGCAACTGGCCGAGACGATCGTGTCACTCACCGGAAGCACGTCCGAGGTGAGCTACATCACTCGCGCCTCGGACGACCCGGAGATGCGCCGTCCGGACCTGACCCTCGCCCGCGAACTGCTTGGATATGAGCCGAGCGTCACGCCCGAAGACGGACTCGGGCGCACGATCGAGTACTTCCGCGGGCGGCTCGGGTACTGA
- a CDS encoding LCP family protein yields the protein MSATSSAGAPFPHHLNRDAGRASVPGSGRGATGRARTSDARWYPPHDEAPRSGRTGGPVGPTGPGGPGDGGPGGPGRRGPRPRWGRIGLVAGVVVLVLALLGGLGAWFYARNLDDDLARTDPFAGITGGRPAKQVDGAFNILLVGSDSRDPDAPVDGSGKWRADTVIVMHIPADHKRAYLVSVPRDLYVPIPENAGASCDSGSRNKINAAFAFGGLPLAVKTVECFTDVRIDHVMAIDFGGFKEVTDALGGVDLKVERTITSIHKPYRTFTKGVNHMNGAEALDWVRQRKQFPDGDFARMRHQQEFLKALMDKAASTGTLTNPKKLNDFLKAVTAAVTVDQGFSLTDMAVQFRSLRGENLTFVTSPHLGGQTIDGQSVVVSDREKALAMYKAIAADRMAEWMQANQKGSGDSAGG from the coding sequence ATGTCAGCGACCTCGTCTGCCGGCGCCCCCTTCCCGCACCACCTGAACCGGGATGCGGGCCGCGCTTCGGTTCCCGGCTCCGGCCGGGGCGCCACCGGGCGCGCCCGCACCTCGGATGCCCGCTGGTATCCCCCGCACGACGAGGCGCCCCGCTCGGGCCGTACCGGCGGTCCCGTGGGGCCGACCGGACCCGGCGGTCCGGGCGACGGCGGCCCGGGTGGTCCGGGCCGGCGCGGCCCCCGGCCCCGCTGGGGACGCATCGGCCTGGTGGCCGGTGTCGTGGTGCTGGTGCTGGCGCTGCTCGGCGGCCTCGGAGCCTGGTTCTACGCCCGCAACCTCGACGACGACCTGGCCCGTACGGACCCGTTCGCCGGGATCACCGGCGGGCGCCCGGCCAAGCAGGTCGACGGCGCGTTCAACATCCTGCTCGTGGGCAGCGACTCGCGGGACCCGGACGCCCCGGTCGACGGCTCCGGCAAGTGGCGCGCGGACACCGTGATCGTCATGCACATCCCGGCCGACCACAAGCGCGCCTACCTGGTCTCGGTGCCGCGTGACCTGTACGTGCCGATCCCGGAGAACGCCGGCGCGTCCTGCGACTCGGGTTCCCGCAACAAGATCAACGCGGCGTTCGCGTTCGGCGGCCTGCCGCTCGCGGTGAAGACCGTGGAGTGCTTCACCGACGTACGGATCGACCACGTCATGGCCATCGACTTCGGTGGCTTCAAGGAGGTCACCGACGCCCTGGGCGGGGTCGACCTCAAGGTGGAGCGGACCATCACCTCGATCCACAAGCCGTACCGGACGTTCACCAAGGGCGTGAACCACATGAACGGCGCCGAGGCGCTGGACTGGGTCCGGCAGCGCAAGCAGTTCCCGGACGGCGACTTCGCCCGCATGCGGCATCAGCAGGAGTTCCTGAAGGCGCTGATGGACAAGGCGGCGAGCACCGGGACGCTCACCAACCCGAAGAAGCTGAACGACTTCCTCAAGGCGGTGACCGCCGCCGTCACGGTCGACCAGGGATTCTCGTTGACCGACATGGCAGTGCAGTTCCGCAGTCTGCGAGGCGAGAACCTCACGTTCGTCACCAGCCCGCACCTGGGCGGCCAGACCATCGATGGCCAGTCTGTGGTGGTCTCCGACCGGGAGAAGGCGCTGGCGATGTACAAGGCGATCGCCGCGGACCGGATGGCCGAGTGGATGCAGGCCAACCAGAAGGGTTCGGGCGACAGCGCCGGCGGCTGA